One region of Candidatus Omnitrophota bacterium genomic DNA includes:
- the hisH gene encoding imidazole glycerol phosphate synthase subunit HisH: protein MKPGIVVVDYGMGNLRSVSKALEKAGTRVMISSKPRDILRADKVIVPGVGAFKDAMAELKSRRLIEPIKEFIVRGKPFLGLCLGLQLIFSKSEEGGISKGLDLLKGKVVKFKSKRLKIPHMGWNQLMIKGNCPLLKGVPEGSYFYFVHSYYAAPADKKCVAAWTDYGVKFPSVICSDNIYATQFHPEKSQELGLKILRNFEKL, encoded by the coding sequence ATGAAACCCGGTATCGTCGTAGTCGATTACGGTATGGGCAACCTCCGCAGCGTCTCCAAGGCATTGGAGAAGGCCGGCACGCGGGTGATGATTTCAAGCAAACCCCGCGATATCCTGCGCGCTGATAAGGTGATCGTGCCCGGGGTCGGCGCGTTCAAAGACGCTATGGCGGAGCTCAAGTCGCGGCGCCTGATAGAGCCGATAAAGGAATTTATAGTCCGGGGAAAACCTTTCCTCGGACTATGCCTGGGGCTCCAGCTTATATTTTCCAAGAGCGAAGAAGGCGGCATAAGCAAAGGCCTGGACCTTTTAAAAGGCAAGGTCGTAAAGTTCAAGTCGAAGAGATTGAAGATACCGCATATGGGATGGAACCAATTAATGATAAAAGGGAATTGCCCGCTGCTTAAAGGCGTGCCCGAAGGCTCATATTTCTACTTCGTCCACTCTTATTACGCGGCGCCGGCGGATAAGAAATGCGTAGCTGCTTGGACAGACTACGGAGTCAAATTTCCGTCGGTGATCTGTTCGGATAATATTTACGCGACCCAGTTCCACCCGGAGAAAAGCCAGGAACTGGGC
- the hisB gene encoding imidazoleglycerol-phosphate dehydratase HisB, whose amino-acid sequence MKKRTVKHRRKTTETDVKIELNIDGSGKFRVYTGVGFLDHMLSLFARHGCFDLKILAKGDLEVDIHHTNEDVGIALGEAFAKALGKKKGIRRFGSMNVAVPMEEALARIALDISGRPSLYMRCVGKPVPPTYIDRQGYSLNSAKQFLEAFVRNSGINLHIEYRGEDLHHVLEAIFKALGRALCDATRVDPRIKGVPSTKGKL is encoded by the coding sequence ATGAAAAAAAGGACCGTAAAACACCGCAGGAAGACGACAGAGACGGACGTGAAAATAGAGCTCAACATCGACGGGAGCGGGAAATTCCGCGTCTATACCGGCGTCGGGTTCCTCGACCACATGCTTTCCCTGTTCGCCAGGCACGGTTGTTTCGACCTTAAGATCCTCGCGAAGGGCGACCTCGAGGTGGATATCCATCACACGAACGAAGACGTGGGTATAGCGCTCGGGGAGGCCTTCGCTAAGGCGCTCGGGAAGAAAAAAGGCATCCGCAGGTTCGGCTCGATGAACGTCGCGGTGCCTATGGAAGAGGCCCTCGCCCGCATCGCCCTGGATATAAGCGGCAGGCCTTCGCTTTATATGCGGTGCGTGGGGAAACCCGTACCGCCGACATATATCGACAGGCAGGGCTATTCCCTGAACAGCGCTAAACAATTCCTTGAGGCATTTGTAAGGAATTCGGGCATAAACCTGCACATCGAGTACCGCGGGGAGGACCTGCACCATGTCCTCGAGGCGATATTCAAGGCTTTAGGCCGGGCCCTGTGCGATGCGACAAGGGTGGACCCGCGCATCAAAGGGGTCCCGTCTACAAAAGGGAAGTTATGA
- the hisD gene encoding histidinol dehydrogenase — protein sequence MKVIKLYSKEFEKLCNRYNNRKKRVTECVNRIIEDVKANGDDAVIKYTRKFDKVKLSARQLKVTESEASGAFQDIDSEFISELKNIIDNVTKFYKKQFKGKKSWRIVDGDGVVLGEKYAPIERVGIYVPAGTAPLISTVYMTVLPAQVAGVKSIVLCTPPNQYQSIDPHILAVANLLKVDEIYKVGGAQAIAALAFGTKTIPKVDKIVGPGNDYVTEAKRQVFGYVDIDMIAGPSEVVILANRSTNPLFAIKDLEAQSEHFKGLPILVTTSKPLAKTLKKEVANGYIILAKNLDEACDIVNRLAPEHLQIMVKNPQKWLKKIHNAGAIFLGQYSPTAIGDYVAGPSHVLPTSGTARFFSGLGVEDFVKSSHIISYSKKALEKAKKSIEKISKLEGLNKHMESIKVRF from the coding sequence ATGAAAGTAATAAAACTTTACAGCAAGGAATTCGAGAAACTCTGCAACAGGTATAACAACCGCAAGAAACGCGTCACCGAGTGCGTCAACAGGATAATAGAGGACGTCAAGGCGAACGGCGACGACGCGGTCATAAAGTACACGCGCAAGTTCGACAAGGTAAAACTATCTGCCAGGCAGCTAAAGGTCACCGAGAGCGAAGCGAGCGGCGCATTCCAGGATATCGACTCCGAATTCATATCCGAACTCAAGAATATCATCGATAACGTCACTAAATTTTATAAGAAACAGTTTAAAGGCAAGAAGTCGTGGAGGATCGTAGACGGAGACGGCGTGGTGCTTGGCGAGAAATACGCGCCTATCGAAAGGGTCGGTATATACGTCCCGGCCGGAACAGCCCCGCTTATATCTACGGTATACATGACAGTCCTGCCGGCGCAGGTGGCCGGCGTGAAATCCATCGTCCTCTGCACGCCCCCGAACCAGTATCAAAGCATCGACCCGCACATACTGGCGGTCGCGAACCTGCTTAAGGTCGACGAGATCTATAAGGTTGGCGGCGCCCAAGCGATAGCCGCGCTCGCCTTCGGCACGAAGACGATCCCGAAAGTCGACAAGATAGTCGGCCCGGGAAACGATTACGTCACCGAAGCGAAGCGTCAGGTCTTCGGTTATGTCGATATAGACATGATAGCCGGCCCGTCCGAGGTGGTCATCCTCGCGAACAGGTCGACGAACCCGCTTTTCGCGATAAAGGACCTCGAGGCGCAGAGCGAGCACTTCAAAGGACTGCCGATACTGGTGACGACATCCAAGCCGCTCGCGAAGACGCTCAAGAAAGAGGTCGCGAACGGTTATATAATCCTGGCGAAGAACCTCGATGAGGCGTGCGATATAGTCAACCGCCTTGCGCCGGAACACTTACAGATAATGGTCAAGAACCCGCAGAAGTGGCTTAAGAAGATACATAACGCAGGCGCCATATTCCTGGGCCAATATTCACCCACTGCCATAGGAGACTATGTTGCAGGGCCCAGCCATGTCCTGCCGACTAGCGGGACCGCGAGGTTCTTCTCCGGCCTCGGCGTGGAGGACTTTGTCAAGTCATCGCACATCATATCGTATTCGAAAAAAGCGTTGGAAAAAGCTAAGAAGTCCATCGAGAAGATATCGAAGCTCGAGGGGTTGAATAAGCACATGGAATCGATCAAAGTGAGGTTCTAG
- the alaS gene encoding alanine--tRNA ligase, giving the protein MTTDQLRSKFLSFFASKGHPVIPSDSLVPKDDPSLLFTGAGMNQLKDYFLGKRKDMKRAASCQKCMRTGDLDNVGKTPSHHSFFEMLGNFSFGDYFKEEAIAWAWEFLTKELGMKEKDLWVSVYKDDDEAYKIWSERIKVPKEKITRFGAHDNFWPANAPEDGPNGPCGPCSEIYVDRGEKYGCGDPKCGPGCGKCKRYVEVWNLVFTQFNRVGVNKLEPLPSKNIDTGMGLERLASVIQGVETNFETDIFMPIIKAILELIEDDDRKLYALDEDGKKHINAIADHIRATVFCIADGVLPSNTGRGYVVKHLIRRSLVHGKFFDINKPFLYKLVDPVVRVMKGGYSEIESRRENISLIIKSEEEKFYVISNELWEHLKIQATILKKNCKDTIPGDMIFYFHDTKGLSIELMKEYAADWQLKLDLEGYEKLMEEQRKKSRGATKLSGDIFAETLTAAVLGSGVRSEFIGYDKLESSAAIKAIIIDNKPANEVTGPSEFAVILDVTPFYGETGGQVGDTGVLENNDFKADVLDTKLIEKIPVHICRLEKGRAKTGDKVNAKVDIHRRMAIARHHTATHLLQAALRKVLGAHVNQSGSLVAPERLRFDFTHFKGLTGEELEAAESLVNDYIRRNAPLKVKEMDLEEAKKSGATALFGEKYDRNVRVVSVEDISRELCGGTHLNATGEIGLFKITGESSVAAGIRRIEAIAGEAAYNKIKESESDLKAVAEMLKVKPENLPAQIEKLADRVKDLEKKLKNYEAANISEKAKDLVSKKELLDNSITLIARRMDGCAPDTLVSLTDAIKTVLKEKAVSILLGAYDEKAFIVVGMSRDLAKSGLDSRAVIKYISKIILGGGGGRPDLAQAGGKDISKLDEALKAGIAAVKELKI; this is encoded by the coding sequence ATGACTACGGACCAACTGAGGAGTAAATTCCTCTCATTTTTCGCCTCGAAAGGCCATCCTGTCATCCCGTCAGACTCGTTAGTCCCGAAGGACGACCCGTCGCTGCTATTTACCGGCGCCGGGATGAACCAGCTCAAGGATTATTTCCTCGGCAAGCGCAAGGATATGAAACGGGCGGCGAGCTGCCAGAAGTGCATGAGGACCGGCGACCTCGATAATGTCGGCAAGACCCCGTCGCACCATTCCTTCTTCGAGATGCTCGGCAATTTCTCTTTCGGCGATTACTTCAAGGAAGAGGCGATCGCCTGGGCCTGGGAATTCCTTACAAAAGAGCTCGGGATGAAAGAGAAGGACCTTTGGGTCTCGGTCTATAAGGATGACGACGAGGCCTATAAGATATGGTCGGAGAGGATAAAAGTCCCTAAGGAAAAAATCACAAGATTCGGCGCGCATGATAATTTCTGGCCGGCGAACGCGCCTGAGGACGGGCCGAACGGGCCGTGCGGCCCATGTTCCGAGATATATGTCGACCGGGGCGAGAAGTACGGCTGCGGGGATCCCAAATGCGGGCCGGGCTGCGGCAAGTGCAAGAGATACGTGGAGGTATGGAACCTCGTCTTCACGCAGTTCAACCGCGTAGGGGTGAACAAGCTCGAGCCGCTGCCCAGTAAAAATATAGACACAGGCATGGGGCTTGAGCGCCTAGCTTCTGTCATACAAGGCGTCGAGACGAATTTTGAAACAGATATTTTCATGCCAATAATAAAAGCAATATTAGAATTGATAGAAGACGATGATCGGAAATTATATGCATTGGATGAAGATGGTAAAAAACACATAAATGCAATTGCCGATCACATTAGGGCGACAGTATTCTGTATTGCTGATGGCGTTTTACCATCTAATACAGGAAGAGGTTATGTTGTTAAGCACCTTATAAGACGGTCTCTAGTGCATGGGAAATTTTTTGATATTAACAAGCCCTTTTTGTATAAATTAGTTGATCCTGTTGTAAGAGTGATGAAAGGCGGTTATTCTGAAATAGAATCGCGTAGGGAAAATATCAGTTTAATTATAAAATCAGAAGAAGAAAAGTTTTATGTAATAAGTAATGAATTATGGGAACATTTAAAGATACAGGCAACGATCCTAAAGAAAAACTGTAAAGATACTATTCCTGGCGATATGATTTTTTATTTTCATGATACAAAGGGATTATCAATCGAGTTAATGAAAGAATATGCTGCAGATTGGCAGCTTAAACTGGACTTAGAAGGTTATGAGAAGTTAATGGAAGAGCAGCGCAAGAAATCCCGCGGCGCGACAAAACTCTCCGGAGATATATTCGCGGAGACGCTGACAGCCGCGGTCTTGGGCTCCGGCGTAAGGTCTGAATTCATAGGATATGATAAATTAGAATCCAGCGCGGCCATAAAAGCCATAATAATAGATAATAAACCGGCCAATGAAGTGACCGGTCCTTCGGAGTTCGCTGTCATACTCGATGTTACGCCTTTTTACGGTGAGACCGGCGGCCAGGTCGGAGACACAGGGGTACTCGAAAACAATGATTTTAAGGCCGATGTTTTAGATACAAAACTGATAGAAAAGATACCGGTGCATATCTGCAGGCTCGAAAAAGGGCGTGCAAAGACGGGCGACAAGGTAAATGCGAAGGTCGACATCCACCGCCGGATGGCCATTGCCAGGCACCATACGGCCACGCATTTGCTGCAGGCGGCGTTAAGGAAAGTGCTTGGGGCGCATGTCAACCAGTCGGGTTCTCTCGTCGCGCCGGAGAGGTTGAGGTTCGATTTCACGCATTTCAAGGGCCTAACAGGGGAAGAACTTGAGGCGGCCGAGAGTCTGGTCAATGATTATATCAGGCGCAACGCTCCGCTCAAGGTAAAAGAGATGGACCTTGAGGAAGCAAAGAAGTCCGGAGCGACCGCCTTATTCGGGGAAAAATACGACAGGAACGTGCGCGTAGTGAGCGTCGAGGATATCTCCAGGGAGTTATGCGGAGGGACGCACCTGAATGCCACCGGCGAGATAGGGCTATTCAAGATAACCGGCGAGTCGTCTGTCGCGGCAGGGATACGCAGGATAGAGGCGATCGCGGGAGAAGCCGCTTACAATAAAATAAAGGAATCCGAAAGCGACCTGAAGGCCGTGGCCGAGATGCTTAAGGTAAAGCCGGAAAACCTGCCCGCGCAGATAGAAAAACTGGCGGACCGGGTAAAAGACCTCGAAAAGAAGCTCAAGAATTACGAGGCGGCCAACATTTCGGAGAAGGCGAAAGACCTTGTTTCGAAGAAGGAATTATTGGATAATAGTATCACCCTTATCGCCAGGAGAATGGACGGCTGCGCTCCCGATACTCTCGTGAGCCTCACCGACGCCATAAAGACTGTCCTGAAAGAGAAAGCAGTATCCATATTGCTCGGCGCGTATGATGAAAAGGCTTTTATAGTCGTAGGAATGTCCCGGGACCTGGCCAAGTCAGGCCTCGATTCGCGCGCGGTCATTAAATATATATCAAAGATAATCTTAGGCGGCGGCGGGGGAAGGCCAGACCTTGCCCAGGCCGGAGGCAAGGATATCTCAAAGCTTGATGAGGCACTGAAGGCCGGCATCGCGGCGGTAAAGGAACTTAAAATATGA
- a CDS encoding regulatory protein RecX: protein MSLPRADTPWSKKKRKRNIKKTDKNKVEADEEALQKAKADALRLLRFRPRSVKEMAQRLKQKGHRGFMIARVIDELIEKKSLDDRVFCRLWIGDRMHIKPAGRNLITRELKAKGVDDETICAAFGELNGSFNEYEIAMPLVRGKMAHMKGIEKEKAKKKLLDFLGRRGFSYNTIWKIIKENYDYGPTEE, encoded by the coding sequence TTGTCCTTACCTCGCGCGGATACGCCGTGGTCAAAGAAGAAGCGAAAGAGGAACATAAAGAAAACGGACAAAAATAAAGTCGAGGCGGACGAAGAGGCATTGCAGAAGGCGAAGGCGGATGCCTTAAGGTTATTAAGGTTCCGTCCCCGCAGCGTCAAGGAGATGGCCCAGCGGCTCAAGCAGAAGGGCCATCGCGGCTTTATGATAGCCCGGGTCATAGACGAGTTGATAGAAAAAAAGTCTCTGGACGACAGGGTCTTCTGCAGGCTTTGGATCGGCGACAGGATGCATATCAAGCCGGCCGGCAGGAACCTCATCACCAGAGAGCTTAAAGCCAAGGGCGTGGATGACGAGACCATATGCGCGGCATTCGGCGAACTAAACGGCTCGTTCAACGAATATGAGATAGCGATGCCTTTGGTGCGCGGGAAGATGGCGCACATGAAAGGGATCGAAAAAGAAAAGGCGAAGAAGAAGCTCCTCGATTTCCTGGGCAGGCGCGGGTTCTCCTATAACACGATATGGAAGATAATCAAAGAAAATTATGACTACGGACCAACTGAGGAGTAA
- a CDS encoding Do family serine endopeptidase: protein MFKRFVFVLVFAVSAFGLNGQAPANPQDLSVAKSLENTFSEVADKAGVAVVSISTVHMAKMGGGQGPMGNDEMFRQFFKDFFGDIPEREFQQRGLGSGFVIDADGYILTNQHVISGADKIEVTLSDGRKFPAKVKGQDQRADLAVLKINAKNLKALELDDSDNVRIGQFAIAVGNPFGIAGKPTLTVGVISALNRSLPRTHGDKDYSDLIQTDAAINPGNSGGPLVDIEGKVIGINVAIISTTGGYQGIGFAIPINTAKRVLSDLISGRKVLYGWLGVNVQDLDEDLAKQFGLTETKGVLIARILPGSPAEKGKMKNGDIIKTFDGKPVENVRELLKLVGRAPIGKKVKVVVLRDKRDVALDIEIAQRPEELKEYAEAELGNWRGLEAQELTPASSQKYKVSEKGVVVTNVEPGSPSDEAGLRRGDVILEINKKPIKNIKDYDDAVKSVKGDALVLTSRGYAVVKEEAKEEHKENGQK, encoded by the coding sequence ATGTTTAAGCGGTTTGTGTTTGTATTAGTATTTGCGGTTTCGGCATTTGGCTTGAATGGGCAGGCCCCGGCAAACCCCCAGGACTTAAGCGTCGCGAAATCGCTCGAGAATACTTTCTCCGAAGTGGCGGATAAGGCCGGCGTGGCCGTCGTCTCCATCTCGACTGTCCATATGGCAAAGATGGGCGGCGGACAGGGCCCGATGGGCAACGACGAGATGTTCCGCCAGTTCTTCAAGGACTTCTTCGGGGATATCCCGGAGCGCGAGTTCCAGCAGCGCGGGCTCGGTTCCGGATTCGTGATCGACGCTGACGGTTATATCCTCACTAACCAGCATGTCATCTCCGGCGCCGATAAGATCGAGGTCACTTTATCAGACGGCAGGAAATTTCCCGCAAAGGTAAAAGGCCAGGACCAGAGGGCCGACCTCGCGGTATTGAAGATAAACGCCAAGAACCTCAAGGCCCTCGAGTTGGACGATTCAGACAACGTGAGGATCGGCCAATTCGCGATAGCGGTCGGCAATCCGTTCGGCATAGCAGGTAAGCCGACGCTTACGGTAGGAGTGATAAGCGCGCTCAACCGTTCCCTTCCAAGAACGCACGGAGATAAGGATTATTCCGACCTCATACAGACCGACGCGGCGATAAACCCGGGAAACAGCGGCGGCCCGTTGGTAGATATCGAAGGGAAGGTCATAGGGATCAATGTGGCGATAATATCCACGACAGGAGGTTACCAGGGCATAGGGTTCGCCATCCCGATAAATACTGCGAAACGCGTGTTAAGCGACCTCATCTCGGGCAGGAAAGTCCTTTACGGCTGGCTCGGCGTGAACGTGCAGGACCTCGATGAGGACCTCGCGAAACAATTCGGCCTTACTGAAACAAAGGGCGTCCTGATTGCCAGGATACTTCCCGGCAGCCCGGCAGAGAAAGGCAAGATGAAGAACGGGGATATCATTAAGACGTTCGACGGCAAACCGGTCGAGAATGTCCGCGAGTTATTGAAGCTCGTAGGAAGGGCCCCGATAGGAAAGAAGGTAAAGGTCGTCGTCCTCAGGGACAAGAGAGATGTCGCGCTTGATATTGAGATCGCGCAGAGGCCGGAAGAGCTTAAAGAATATGCCGAAGCAGAATTGGGTAACTGGCGCGGACTGGAAGCCCAGGAGTTGACGCCCGCGAGCTCACAGAAATATAAGGTTTCCGAGAAGGGCGTCGTAGTGACGAATGTAGAGCCGGGCAGCCCGTCGGACGAAGCCGGCCTTAGGCGCGGCGACGTTATCCTGGAAATAAATAAAAAACCTATAAAGAACATTAAAGACTACGATGACGCGGTAAAATCGGTAAAGGGCGATGCGCTTGTCCTTACCTCGCGCGGATACGCCGTGGTCAAAGAAGAAGCGAAAGAGGAACATAAAGAAAACGGACAAAAATAA
- the recA gene encoding recombinase RecA translates to MVKKDEKEVKREEKEAQKEQGERTKALELALAHIEKQFGKGSIMKLGQETHAAVESIPTGALSLDLAIGVGGIPRGRVVEIYGPESSGKTTLSLSVIAEAQKKGGTAAFIDAEHAFDSTYAKKLGVNLDDLLISQPDSGEQALEICETLVKSSAVDVVVIDSVAALVPRAEIEGEMGDSHVGLQARLMSQALRKLTSSISKSKTSVIFINQIREKIGVMFGNPETTPGGRALKFYASVRLDIRRIENIKINDQSVGSHVRVKVVKNKVAPPFRQAEFDIIYNEGISRTGDIIDLAANLGVVEKSGSWIIYNGEKLGQGRENAKVFLKENPKVLHELEKKIKEKTIA, encoded by the coding sequence ATGGTAAAGAAGGACGAAAAGGAAGTAAAAAGGGAAGAAAAAGAGGCGCAGAAGGAGCAGGGCGAGCGCACAAAGGCGCTCGAATTGGCGCTGGCGCACATCGAGAAGCAGTTCGGCAAAGGTTCGATAATGAAGCTGGGCCAGGAGACGCACGCGGCGGTAGAGTCTATCCCGACAGGCGCGCTTTCCCTTGACCTGGCGATAGGCGTAGGCGGCATACCCAGGGGCCGAGTTGTCGAGATATACGGCCCTGAATCATCCGGAAAGACTACGCTTTCATTGAGCGTGATCGCCGAAGCGCAGAAGAAAGGCGGGACCGCCGCTTTCATTGACGCAGAACACGCATTCGATTCCACATATGCCAAGAAACTCGGCGTAAACCTCGACGACCTCCTCATTTCCCAGCCGGATTCCGGAGAGCAGGCGCTTGAGATCTGTGAAACGCTGGTAAAGTCCAGTGCCGTGGACGTGGTCGTTATCGATTCTGTAGCGGCGTTAGTTCCCCGCGCCGAAATAGAAGGCGAGATGGGCGATTCGCACGTAGGGCTCCAAGCGAGGCTGATGTCTCAGGCGCTGCGCAAACTGACATCTTCGATAAGCAAGTCCAAGACCTCGGTCATATTCATCAACCAGATCCGCGAGAAGATAGGCGTGATGTTCGGCAATCCCGAGACGACGCCAGGCGGGCGCGCGCTCAAATTTTACGCGTCGGTCAGGCTCGATATTAGGCGCATCGAAAACATAAAGATCAACGACCAGTCTGTCGGCAGCCACGTCAGGGTCAAGGTCGTCAAGAACAAGGTCGCCCCGCCGTTCCGCCAGGCCGAGTTTGACATAATCTATAACGAAGGGATCTCAAGGACCGGCGATATTATTGACCTCGCCGCGAACCTCGGCGTCGTCGAGAAATCAGGCTCCTGGATTATTTACAACGGCGAGAAGCTCGGTCAGGGCAGGGAAAACGCCAAGGTATTCCTTAAGGAAAACCCGAAAGTCCTTCACGAACTGGAAAAAAAGATAAAAGAAAAAACTATCGCATAA
- a CDS encoding amidohydrolase family protein, whose product MIIDFHTHAWPEKVSAKARDSLERLFGVKMVCDPTVGNLLKYMDKNGVDVSVICAVATRPTQVIAINDWLFETRSERLKVFCAMHPAYDNWKDELKRINEKGDGIKFQPEFQDFYVDDEHLLPIYGEMEKLGIPVLFHCGEELSGTMKVRSSPSRISKVKERFPRLKIIGAHFGGFRLWDEVKEHLLGKDIYLDTSFFFGFLPDVEAKQLLLKHRPDRLIFGTDFPIVEQKKDMAFLRELDISEELKEKILFRNAQLLLYKPA is encoded by the coding sequence GTGATAATCGATTTTCACACCCACGCCTGGCCGGAGAAGGTATCGGCGAAAGCAAGGGATAGCCTCGAGCGGCTTTTCGGGGTGAAGATGGTTTGCGATCCCACCGTCGGGAACCTCCTAAAGTATATGGATAAGAACGGCGTAGACGTAAGCGTCATATGCGCCGTGGCGACCCGCCCGACTCAAGTCATCGCCATCAACGACTGGCTTTTTGAGACCAGGAGCGAGAGGCTTAAGGTCTTTTGCGCGATGCACCCGGCGTATGATAACTGGAAAGACGAGCTCAAAAGGATCAACGAGAAGGGCGACGGGATCAAGTTCCAGCCGGAATTCCAGGATTTCTACGTCGATGATGAGCATCTCTTGCCTATCTACGGAGAAATGGAGAAACTCGGTATACCTGTCCTATTCCATTGCGGAGAGGAACTCTCAGGCACAATGAAGGTTCGCTCGTCGCCTTCCCGGATCTCTAAGGTCAAAGAGAGGTTCCCGCGTCTTAAGATCATCGGCGCGCACTTCGGCGGGTTCCGGCTGTGGGATGAGGTCAAAGAGCACCTCTTGGGCAAGGATATCTACCTCGATACGTCTTTCTTCTTCGGATTCCTGCCGGACGTTGAGGCAAAACAGCTTCTTTTGAAACATCGCCCGGACCGGCTCATTTTCGGGACTGATTTCCCGATTGTCGAGCAGAAGAAGGACATGGCCTTCTTGCGGGAACTCGATATATCCGAAGAACTTAAAGAAAAAATCCTTTTCCGGAACGCTCAACTTTTGCTTTACAAACCTGCCTGA